From a region of the Calonectris borealis chromosome 2, bCalBor7.hap1.2, whole genome shotgun sequence genome:
- the TOP1MT gene encoding DNA topoisomerase I, mitochondrial isoform X3 encodes MYRRLASPLLGRRVRHPWLTPVCLRPGSGGCSRWEEEKKEDGVKWTQLEHRGPYFAPLYEPLPDDVQFYYDGKPLKLSLATEEIATFYAKMLDHEYTTKEIFQNNFFNDWRKEMTSKEQKIIKDLDKCDFREIHKYFVDKSEARKALSKEDKQKLKEEADKIQEEYGYCILDGHREKIGNFKTEPPGLFRGRGDHPKMGMLKKRIMPEDVIINCSKDSKIPKPPEGHKWKEVRFDNTVTWLASWTENIQNTLKYIMLNPSSKLKGEKDWQKYEVARRLKDVVHKIRSQYRADWKSKEMKKRQRAVALYFIDKLALRAGNEKEEGETADTVGCCSLRVEHIKLHDKLDGQEHVVEFDFLGKDSIRYYNKVSVEKLVFKNLQLFMKNKDPADDLFDRLNTSILNRHLQSLMDGLTAKVFRTYNASITLQEQLKALTNSEDNVAGKLLSYNRANRAVAILCNHQRSTPKTFEKSMQNLQTKIDAKKQQVEEAQQELKKAEDEFEDTKDAKAEANVEKKKKLLKRLEEQLAKLNVQATDKEENKQIALGTSKLNYLDPRISIAWCKKFGVPIEKIYNKTQREKFAWAIDMADEDFEF; translated from the exons atgtaccggcgtctcGCCTCCCCGTTGCTTGGCCGCAGGGTCCGTCACCCCTGGCTGACCCCCGTTTGCCTCCGGCCGGGTtcggggggctgcagcag gtgggaagaggagaagaaagaagacgGGGTAAAGTGGACGCAACTGGAGCACCGAGGACCCTACTTCGCCCCCCTCTACGAGCCATTGCCTGATGATGTGCAGTTTTATTACGATG GCAAACCCCTGAAGCTAAGCCTGGCCACGGAGGAAATTGCCACCTTCTATGCCAAAATGCTCGATCATGAATACACGACCAAGGAGATCTTCCAGAACAACTTCTTCAATGACTGGAGGAAG GAGATGACCTCAAAGGAGCAGAAGATAATCAAGGACCTGGACAAGTGTGACTTCAGGGAGATCCACAAGTACTTTGTGGACAAAAGTGAGGCACGGAAAGCACTCTCCAAAGAGGATAAGCAG AAACTGAAGGAGGAGGCAGATAAGATCCAGGAGGAGTATGGGTACTGCATCCTGGATGGGCACCGGGAGAAGATAGGCAACTTCAAAACTGAGCCGCCGGGGCTGTTCCGTGGACGTGGTGACCACCCCAAAATGGGCATGCTGAAGAAGAGGATCATGCCAGAAGATGTTATCATCAACTGCAGCAA GGACTCCAAGATCCCCAAGCCACCAGAAGGGCACAAGTGGAAGGAGGTGCGCTTTGACAACACGGTTACCTGGCTGGCCTCGTGGACGGAAAACATCCAGAACACTTTGAAGTACATCATGTTGAACCCCAGCTCCAAGCTGAAG GGGGAGAAAGACTGGCAGAAGTATGAGGTAGCCCGGCGCTTAAAGGATGTTGTCCACAAAATCCGTTCTCAGTACCGAGCCGATTGGAAGTCCAAGGAGATGAAGAAGCGGCAAAGAGCAGTGGCCCTCTACTTCATTGATAAG CTGGCCCTGCGAGCTGGCaatgagaaggaggaaggggagactGCGGACACAGTTGGCTGCTGCTCCTTGCGTGTGGAGCACATCAAGCTGCATGACAAGCTGGATGGGCAGGAGCACGTGGTGGAGTTTGACTTCCTTGGGAAAGACTCGATCCGCTACTACAACAAAGTGTCGGTGGAGAAGCTG gTGTTCAAGAACCTGCAGCTGTTCATGAAGAACAAGGACCCAGCAGATGACCTCTTTGACAGGCTCAAT ACATCCATCTTGAACAGACACCTCCAGAGTCTGATGGATGGTTTGACTGCCAAAGTGTTCAGGACCTACAATGCCTCCATCACCCTGCAGGAGCAGCTCAAGGCACTCACTAACT ctgaagACAATGTTGCAGGAAAGCTCCTCTCCTACAACCGAGCTAACCGAGCTGTGGCCATCCTGTGCAACCATCAGAGGTCTACACCAAAAACCTTTGAGAAGTCGATGCAAAACCTCCAGACCAAG ATCGATGCCAAGAAGCAACAGGTGGAGGAAGCCCAGCAAGAGCTGAAAAAAGCTGAAGATGAGTTCGAAGACACAAAAGATGCCAAAGCAGAAGC CAacgtggagaagaaaaagaagctgttgAAGCGGCTGGAAGAGCAGCTGGCCAAGCTGAACGTCCAGGCCACAGACAAGGAGGAGAACAAGCAGATAGCTCTGGGCACGTCCAAGCTGAATTACCTGGACCCCAGGATTAGCATAGCCTG GTGCAAGAAGTTTGGCGTGCCCATTGAGAAGATCTACAACAAGACGCAGAGGGAGAAGTTTGCCTGGGCGATCGACATGGCCGATGAGGACTTTGAATTCTGA
- the TOP1MT gene encoding DNA topoisomerase I, mitochondrial isoform X1 → MCLGFGIIALLSHFQPFFSSGCFPQVPKPSDGAAGGAASLSGEPGGLEMDVDITTMREGEEKELDPPVPPQRGDAQDLKRKKEREKKQEQRKQQEKGLLRKGGSKKDEFEGSPGDVMEGIEEEEGADGDRNWAAGGGRAKRGSSSTQGEGDGRQKQKGKAEKRKKVKMEGEKKMGKKKIKKEKMLEEEQELEKTDEEEGEKGVGNELEEREGVGKEYEDEKGVKEEEEEADEKGDERWGETQSTEIGQEVKEDEAGKGDVPRKEKKQKIKEKKPEGEMKEKRKKSKEKSEEEETPGKTRKRKSKEEGEEKNNKKAKKEEKEEEKKEKAENKWKWWEEEKKEDGVKWTQLEHRGPYFAPLYEPLPDDVQFYYDGKPLKLSLATEEIATFYAKMLDHEYTTKEIFQNNFFNDWRKEMTSKEQKIIKDLDKCDFREIHKYFVDKSEARKALSKEDKQKLKEEADKIQEEYGYCILDGHREKIGNFKTEPPGLFRGRGDHPKMGMLKKRIMPEDVIINCSKDSKIPKPPEGHKWKEVRFDNTVTWLASWTENIQNTLKYIMLNPSSKLKGEKDWQKYEVARRLKDVVHKIRSQYRADWKSKEMKKRQRAVALYFIDKLALRAGNEKEEGETADTVGCCSLRVEHIKLHDKLDGQEHVVEFDFLGKDSIRYYNKVSVEKLVFKNLQLFMKNKDPADDLFDRLNTSILNRHLQSLMDGLTAKVFRTYNASITLQEQLKALTNSEDNVAGKLLSYNRANRAVAILCNHQRSTPKTFEKSMQNLQTKIDAKKQQVEEAQQELKKAEDEFEDTKDAKAEANVEKKKKLLKRLEEQLAKLNVQATDKEENKQIALGTSKLNYLDPRISIAWCKKFGVPIEKIYNKTQREKFAWAIDMADEDFEF, encoded by the exons ATGTGCTTGGGCTTTGGGATAATCGCTCTCCTTTCCCATTTTCaacctttcttctcttctggctGCTTCCCACAGGTCCCAAAGCCAAGTGatggtgctgctggtggggctgcatCCCTTTCTGGAGAGCCTGGGGGTTTGGAGATGGATGTGGACATCACCACTATGAGGGAgggtgaggagaaggagctggacCCCCCTGTCCCACCACAGCGAGGGGATGCCCAAgacctgaaaaggaaaaaagaaagagagaagaaacaagagcaaaggaagcagcaggaaaagggatTGCTGAGAAAAGGAGGGAGCAAGAAGGATGAATTTGAGGGAAGTCCTGGGGATGTGATGGAGGGcatcgaggaggaggagggtgctgaTGGGGACAGGAATTGGGCAGCGGGAGGGGGCAGAGCCAAGCGAGggagcagcagcacccagggagAGGGTGATGGGAGGcaaaagcagaaggggaaagcagAAAAGCGCAAGAAGGTAAAAATGGAGGGGGAGAAGaagatggggaagaagaaaataaagaaggaaaaaatgttggaAGAGGAGCAAGAGCTGGAGAAGAcagatgaggaggaaggagaaaaaggagtgGGAAATGAactggaggagagagaaggggtgGGAAAGGAATATGAAGATGAGAAAGGagtaaaggaggaggaagaggaggcagatgagaAAGGGGatgaaagatggggagagacccAGAGCACAGAGATTGggcaggaggtgaaggaggatgaggcagggaagggagatgtgccaaggaaagagaaaaagcagaaaatcaaggagaaaaagccagaaggggaaatgaaagagaagaggaagaagagcaaagagaaaagtGAAGAGGAGGAGACCCCAGGCAAAACCCGGAAAAGGAAATCtaaggaagaaggagaagaaaagaacaacaaaaaggctaaaaaggaggagaaagaggaagaaaagaaagaaaaggcagaaaataagtgGAAATG gtgggaagaggagaagaaagaagacgGGGTAAAGTGGACGCAACTGGAGCACCGAGGACCCTACTTCGCCCCCCTCTACGAGCCATTGCCTGATGATGTGCAGTTTTATTACGATG GCAAACCCCTGAAGCTAAGCCTGGCCACGGAGGAAATTGCCACCTTCTATGCCAAAATGCTCGATCATGAATACACGACCAAGGAGATCTTCCAGAACAACTTCTTCAATGACTGGAGGAAG GAGATGACCTCAAAGGAGCAGAAGATAATCAAGGACCTGGACAAGTGTGACTTCAGGGAGATCCACAAGTACTTTGTGGACAAAAGTGAGGCACGGAAAGCACTCTCCAAAGAGGATAAGCAG AAACTGAAGGAGGAGGCAGATAAGATCCAGGAGGAGTATGGGTACTGCATCCTGGATGGGCACCGGGAGAAGATAGGCAACTTCAAAACTGAGCCGCCGGGGCTGTTCCGTGGACGTGGTGACCACCCCAAAATGGGCATGCTGAAGAAGAGGATCATGCCAGAAGATGTTATCATCAACTGCAGCAA GGACTCCAAGATCCCCAAGCCACCAGAAGGGCACAAGTGGAAGGAGGTGCGCTTTGACAACACGGTTACCTGGCTGGCCTCGTGGACGGAAAACATCCAGAACACTTTGAAGTACATCATGTTGAACCCCAGCTCCAAGCTGAAG GGGGAGAAAGACTGGCAGAAGTATGAGGTAGCCCGGCGCTTAAAGGATGTTGTCCACAAAATCCGTTCTCAGTACCGAGCCGATTGGAAGTCCAAGGAGATGAAGAAGCGGCAAAGAGCAGTGGCCCTCTACTTCATTGATAAG CTGGCCCTGCGAGCTGGCaatgagaaggaggaaggggagactGCGGACACAGTTGGCTGCTGCTCCTTGCGTGTGGAGCACATCAAGCTGCATGACAAGCTGGATGGGCAGGAGCACGTGGTGGAGTTTGACTTCCTTGGGAAAGACTCGATCCGCTACTACAACAAAGTGTCGGTGGAGAAGCTG gTGTTCAAGAACCTGCAGCTGTTCATGAAGAACAAGGACCCAGCAGATGACCTCTTTGACAGGCTCAAT ACATCCATCTTGAACAGACACCTCCAGAGTCTGATGGATGGTTTGACTGCCAAAGTGTTCAGGACCTACAATGCCTCCATCACCCTGCAGGAGCAGCTCAAGGCACTCACTAACT ctgaagACAATGTTGCAGGAAAGCTCCTCTCCTACAACCGAGCTAACCGAGCTGTGGCCATCCTGTGCAACCATCAGAGGTCTACACCAAAAACCTTTGAGAAGTCGATGCAAAACCTCCAGACCAAG ATCGATGCCAAGAAGCAACAGGTGGAGGAAGCCCAGCAAGAGCTGAAAAAAGCTGAAGATGAGTTCGAAGACACAAAAGATGCCAAAGCAGAAGC CAacgtggagaagaaaaagaagctgttgAAGCGGCTGGAAGAGCAGCTGGCCAAGCTGAACGTCCAGGCCACAGACAAGGAGGAGAACAAGCAGATAGCTCTGGGCACGTCCAAGCTGAATTACCTGGACCCCAGGATTAGCATAGCCTG GTGCAAGAAGTTTGGCGTGCCCATTGAGAAGATCTACAACAAGACGCAGAGGGAGAAGTTTGCCTGGGCGATCGACATGGCCGATGAGGACTTTGAATTCTGA
- the TOP1MT gene encoding DNA topoisomerase I, mitochondrial isoform X2 — protein MDVDITTMREGEEKELDPPVPPQRGDAQDLKRKKEREKKQEQRKQQEKGLLRKGGSKKDEFEGSPGDVMEGIEEEEGADGDRNWAAGGGRAKRGSSSTQGEGDGRQKQKGKAEKRKKVKMEGEKKMGKKKIKKEKMLEEEQELEKTDEEEGEKGVGNELEEREGVGKEYEDEKGVKEEEEEADEKGDERWGETQSTEIGQEVKEDEAGKGDVPRKEKKQKIKEKKPEGEMKEKRKKSKEKSEEEETPGKTRKRKSKEEGEEKNNKKAKKEEKEEEKKEKAENKWKWWEEEKKEDGVKWTQLEHRGPYFAPLYEPLPDDVQFYYDGKPLKLSLATEEIATFYAKMLDHEYTTKEIFQNNFFNDWRKEMTSKEQKIIKDLDKCDFREIHKYFVDKSEARKALSKEDKQKLKEEADKIQEEYGYCILDGHREKIGNFKTEPPGLFRGRGDHPKMGMLKKRIMPEDVIINCSKDSKIPKPPEGHKWKEVRFDNTVTWLASWTENIQNTLKYIMLNPSSKLKGEKDWQKYEVARRLKDVVHKIRSQYRADWKSKEMKKRQRAVALYFIDKLALRAGNEKEEGETADTVGCCSLRVEHIKLHDKLDGQEHVVEFDFLGKDSIRYYNKVSVEKLVFKNLQLFMKNKDPADDLFDRLNTSILNRHLQSLMDGLTAKVFRTYNASITLQEQLKALTNSEDNVAGKLLSYNRANRAVAILCNHQRSTPKTFEKSMQNLQTKIDAKKQQVEEAQQELKKAEDEFEDTKDAKAEANVEKKKKLLKRLEEQLAKLNVQATDKEENKQIALGTSKLNYLDPRISIAWCKKFGVPIEKIYNKTQREKFAWAIDMADEDFEF, from the exons ATGGATGTGGACATCACCACTATGAGGGAgggtgaggagaaggagctggacCCCCCTGTCCCACCACAGCGAGGGGATGCCCAAgacctgaaaaggaaaaaagaaagagagaagaaacaagagcaaaggaagcagcaggaaaagggatTGCTGAGAAAAGGAGGGAGCAAGAAGGATGAATTTGAGGGAAGTCCTGGGGATGTGATGGAGGGcatcgaggaggaggagggtgctgaTGGGGACAGGAATTGGGCAGCGGGAGGGGGCAGAGCCAAGCGAGggagcagcagcacccagggagAGGGTGATGGGAGGcaaaagcagaaggggaaagcagAAAAGCGCAAGAAGGTAAAAATGGAGGGGGAGAAGaagatggggaagaagaaaataaagaaggaaaaaatgttggaAGAGGAGCAAGAGCTGGAGAAGAcagatgaggaggaaggagaaaaaggagtgGGAAATGAactggaggagagagaaggggtgGGAAAGGAATATGAAGATGAGAAAGGagtaaaggaggaggaagaggaggcagatgagaAAGGGGatgaaagatggggagagacccAGAGCACAGAGATTGggcaggaggtgaaggaggatgaggcagggaagggagatgtgccaaggaaagagaaaaagcagaaaatcaaggagaaaaagccagaaggggaaatgaaagagaagaggaagaagagcaaagagaaaagtGAAGAGGAGGAGACCCCAGGCAAAACCCGGAAAAGGAAATCtaaggaagaaggagaagaaaagaacaacaaaaaggctaaaaaggaggagaaagaggaagaaaagaaagaaaaggcagaaaataagtgGAAATG gtgggaagaggagaagaaagaagacgGGGTAAAGTGGACGCAACTGGAGCACCGAGGACCCTACTTCGCCCCCCTCTACGAGCCATTGCCTGATGATGTGCAGTTTTATTACGATG GCAAACCCCTGAAGCTAAGCCTGGCCACGGAGGAAATTGCCACCTTCTATGCCAAAATGCTCGATCATGAATACACGACCAAGGAGATCTTCCAGAACAACTTCTTCAATGACTGGAGGAAG GAGATGACCTCAAAGGAGCAGAAGATAATCAAGGACCTGGACAAGTGTGACTTCAGGGAGATCCACAAGTACTTTGTGGACAAAAGTGAGGCACGGAAAGCACTCTCCAAAGAGGATAAGCAG AAACTGAAGGAGGAGGCAGATAAGATCCAGGAGGAGTATGGGTACTGCATCCTGGATGGGCACCGGGAGAAGATAGGCAACTTCAAAACTGAGCCGCCGGGGCTGTTCCGTGGACGTGGTGACCACCCCAAAATGGGCATGCTGAAGAAGAGGATCATGCCAGAAGATGTTATCATCAACTGCAGCAA GGACTCCAAGATCCCCAAGCCACCAGAAGGGCACAAGTGGAAGGAGGTGCGCTTTGACAACACGGTTACCTGGCTGGCCTCGTGGACGGAAAACATCCAGAACACTTTGAAGTACATCATGTTGAACCCCAGCTCCAAGCTGAAG GGGGAGAAAGACTGGCAGAAGTATGAGGTAGCCCGGCGCTTAAAGGATGTTGTCCACAAAATCCGTTCTCAGTACCGAGCCGATTGGAAGTCCAAGGAGATGAAGAAGCGGCAAAGAGCAGTGGCCCTCTACTTCATTGATAAG CTGGCCCTGCGAGCTGGCaatgagaaggaggaaggggagactGCGGACACAGTTGGCTGCTGCTCCTTGCGTGTGGAGCACATCAAGCTGCATGACAAGCTGGATGGGCAGGAGCACGTGGTGGAGTTTGACTTCCTTGGGAAAGACTCGATCCGCTACTACAACAAAGTGTCGGTGGAGAAGCTG gTGTTCAAGAACCTGCAGCTGTTCATGAAGAACAAGGACCCAGCAGATGACCTCTTTGACAGGCTCAAT ACATCCATCTTGAACAGACACCTCCAGAGTCTGATGGATGGTTTGACTGCCAAAGTGTTCAGGACCTACAATGCCTCCATCACCCTGCAGGAGCAGCTCAAGGCACTCACTAACT ctgaagACAATGTTGCAGGAAAGCTCCTCTCCTACAACCGAGCTAACCGAGCTGTGGCCATCCTGTGCAACCATCAGAGGTCTACACCAAAAACCTTTGAGAAGTCGATGCAAAACCTCCAGACCAAG ATCGATGCCAAGAAGCAACAGGTGGAGGAAGCCCAGCAAGAGCTGAAAAAAGCTGAAGATGAGTTCGAAGACACAAAAGATGCCAAAGCAGAAGC CAacgtggagaagaaaaagaagctgttgAAGCGGCTGGAAGAGCAGCTGGCCAAGCTGAACGTCCAGGCCACAGACAAGGAGGAGAACAAGCAGATAGCTCTGGGCACGTCCAAGCTGAATTACCTGGACCCCAGGATTAGCATAGCCTG GTGCAAGAAGTTTGGCGTGCCCATTGAGAAGATCTACAACAAGACGCAGAGGGAGAAGTTTGCCTGGGCGATCGACATGGCCGATGAGGACTTTGAATTCTGA